A genome region from Gardnerella vaginalis includes the following:
- the ligA gene encoding NAD-dependent DNA ligase LigA has translation MIASNSDKSSHAVGEQLSLFDDFDDSLNTDKSSVNNDSLSSSINKVDNQNQNVHEPSENNTSSTSSTSHEFSSTTDFNDWISKLEPTDVDAIALSKLEPSLLTSEQAARLWAKLAAWAQSDQIAYYVDDSPSSSDAAYDTRMRVLSSLESTFPILDTPQSPTHRVGGTFSNDFASVKHPSRMMSLDDVFSLEELKSWYDSIIRDLKWPQNKPLPMTCEVKIDGLALNLIYRNGTLEQGLTRGDGVTGEDISLNVRTIEEIPTQLKCENSDDIPEFVEIRGEVFMKWADFRKLNIEQEDLGKPAFANPRNAAAGSLRQKDPRITATRRLSFIAHGLGDLKWKDSVKKDSEHKSHTQTSFNQSDAYELYKKWGIPVSPYTRKVTSFEQIEDMIEYYGEHRNSIIHALDGIVVKVDDRALQRELGSTSRAPRWAIAYKYPPEEVNTVLKDIVVQVGRTGRVTPVAVLDPVTVAGSTISRTTLHNPYEVEHKGVLIGDTVIVRKAGDVIPELVGPVLKYRDGNESKLRKFVMPEYCPSCGSKLAPAKEGDKDIRCPNVENCPAQLTERIINLASRHAFDIENLGESSALALTNPEDSRPTTAEVYHPDIDKIVVQRGSSLQPTIPESVFDLPKSQEPVIRSEADIFNITADDLRNIKVWKEIPLVEEWKELGKDGKLKKRTKKIGGSGLWRQVSAFWTRPLEATRRKSNDDSNSDELKESLNPDYPMFEVPSDAYVIRLVEKKIRKNNVLQTVSVPEYTRPSETTRAMLEEIAQKGKSATLWRVLVALSIRRLGPPTARLIAARFGSIENISKASVEDLTQIDGVGPEIAQAVYDWFEKSKDPQDWRSEVLRKWNEAGVVGSSDSSNADSVEQTLSGKTVVVTGSLEGFTRDSAKEAISSRGGKAASSVSKKTYCVIVGENAGSKATKAEELGIPMLDENQFKILLNTGSIESALDSKYELDFKSES, from the coding sequence ATGATTGCGTCTAATAGCGATAAGTCGTCACACGCAGTTGGAGAACAATTATCTCTTTTCGACGATTTTGATGATTCGTTAAATACTGATAAATCAAGTGTTAACAACGATTCATTATCTTCAAGCATTAACAAAGTCGATAATCAAAACCAAAATGTTCATGAGCCAAGCGAGAATAATACATCTAGCACATCTAGCACATCACACGAGTTTAGTTCAACTACAGATTTTAATGATTGGATCTCTAAATTAGAGCCAACAGATGTAGACGCTATTGCATTATCTAAGCTAGAACCTTCGCTTTTAACAAGCGAGCAGGCTGCTAGATTATGGGCAAAATTAGCTGCCTGGGCTCAATCAGACCAGATAGCTTATTATGTTGATGATTCACCAAGTAGTTCTGACGCTGCTTATGACACAAGAATGCGAGTTTTAAGCTCACTAGAATCTACATTCCCAATATTAGATACGCCTCAATCACCAACACATAGAGTTGGCGGAACTTTTTCGAACGATTTTGCGTCAGTTAAACATCCATCAAGAATGATGAGTTTGGATGATGTGTTCTCATTAGAAGAGCTAAAATCTTGGTACGATAGCATTATTCGCGATTTAAAATGGCCTCAAAATAAGCCATTGCCAATGACATGTGAAGTAAAAATCGATGGACTTGCGTTAAATCTCATATACAGAAATGGAACTTTGGAACAAGGTCTAACTCGAGGAGATGGCGTTACTGGAGAAGACATATCTCTGAATGTAAGAACAATCGAAGAAATACCGACTCAGCTTAAATGCGAAAATTCAGACGATATTCCGGAATTTGTGGAAATTCGTGGTGAAGTTTTTATGAAATGGGCGGATTTTAGAAAGCTGAATATTGAGCAAGAAGATTTAGGAAAGCCTGCTTTTGCTAATCCAAGAAACGCTGCTGCAGGGTCTTTAAGACAAAAGGATCCTAGAATAACTGCAACAAGAAGATTAAGCTTTATAGCGCATGGATTAGGCGATTTAAAGTGGAAAGATTCAGTAAAAAAAGATTCTGAGCATAAATCGCATACTCAAACATCGTTTAATCAGTCAGACGCATACGAGCTGTATAAAAAATGGGGAATACCCGTATCTCCTTATACTCGCAAAGTCACGTCTTTTGAACAAATAGAAGATATGATTGAATACTATGGAGAACATAGAAACTCTATTATTCATGCCTTAGACGGAATTGTAGTTAAAGTAGACGATCGTGCTTTGCAAAGAGAACTAGGGTCTACATCTAGAGCACCAAGATGGGCAATTGCGTACAAGTATCCTCCAGAAGAAGTAAATACTGTTCTCAAAGACATTGTTGTTCAAGTAGGAAGAACAGGTAGAGTCACCCCTGTTGCTGTTTTAGACCCAGTAACTGTTGCAGGATCTACAATATCGCGCACAACATTGCATAATCCTTACGAAGTTGAGCATAAAGGTGTTCTTATAGGCGATACTGTTATTGTTCGTAAAGCTGGCGATGTTATACCAGAATTAGTTGGTCCAGTACTAAAGTATAGGGATGGGAATGAAAGCAAATTACGCAAATTTGTTATGCCAGAGTATTGCCCATCATGCGGATCTAAGCTTGCACCTGCTAAAGAGGGAGACAAGGATATTCGTTGTCCAAATGTAGAAAACTGCCCAGCACAATTAACAGAGAGAATAATTAATCTTGCATCGAGGCATGCATTCGATATTGAAAATCTTGGAGAATCTTCTGCACTAGCTTTAACAAATCCAGAAGATTCTAGACCGACAACCGCAGAGGTCTATCATCCTGATATTGACAAAATAGTAGTTCAGCGCGGTTCTTCTTTGCAACCAACTATTCCAGAATCCGTGTTTGATCTTCCAAAATCTCAAGAACCTGTTATAAGAAGCGAAGCGGATATTTTTAACATTACTGCAGACGATTTGCGAAATATTAAAGTTTGGAAGGAAATACCTCTTGTTGAAGAATGGAAAGAATTAGGAAAAGACGGAAAATTAAAGAAAAGAACTAAAAAAATAGGCGGATCCGGATTGTGGAGACAGGTTTCTGCATTCTGGACTAGACCTTTAGAAGCTACAAGAAGAAAATCCAATGATGATTCTAACAGTGATGAGCTTAAGGAATCTTTAAATCCAGATTACCCAATGTTTGAAGTTCCTTCTGACGCTTATGTAATAAGGTTAGTTGAAAAGAAAATTCGTAAAAATAATGTTCTTCAAACAGTGAGTGTTCCTGAATACACTCGTCCAAGTGAAACAACAAGAGCAATGTTAGAAGAAATAGCTCAAAAGGGTAAGTCTGCAACACTTTGGCGTGTGCTAGTGGCTTTGTCTATTCGTAGACTTGGTCCGCCTACAGCACGACTAATAGCGGCAAGATTTGGTTCAATTGAGAATATTTCTAAAGCATCTGTTGAAGATTTAACACAAATTGATGGAGTTGGTCCAGAAATTGCCCAAGCAGTATACGATTGGTTTGAAAAATCGAAGGATCCTCAAGATTGGCGTAGTGAAGTTTTACGTAAATGGAATGAAGCTGGAGTAGTTGGATCTTCTGACTCTTCTAATGCGGACAGTGTCGAACAGACTCTTAGTGGCAAAACGGTTGTTGTTACAGGATCATTAGAAGGTTTTACCAGAGATTCAGCCAAAGAAGCTATTTCTTCTAGGGGAGGAAAAGCAGCATCTTCTGTTAGCAAAAAGACGTATTGCGTTATTGTCGGAGAAAATGCTGGTTCTAAAGCCACTAAAGCAGAAGAACTTGGTATACCTATGCTAGATGAGAATCAATTTAAGATTTTGCTTAATACTGGCAGTATTGAATCTGCTCTAGATAGCAAATACGAACTTGATTTTAAGAGCGAATCGTAA
- a CDS encoding tetratricopeptide repeat protein, with protein sequence MQDEVQSSKKIDSAESNEENRSDIADDSMQIVQETIKTLWENRESIPVRLFSKKHIFKDFPMMPKNVKLGWIKLSGKKHGIAIGLFNDDCKRFRQLAVADFEGRVYTGHDISIEDTIERIPELSFVEQNSMTLKDSLRFYGVDDKKITHASHARKKVNSINKNNRESDLVVIRGDVVVQLSQDEGMQWVSSWIRKVNDKKEAYTLEETRVLLPDRLRCNLSYCDAISTSFFASFFIPDITRAFSGFGSGNIFRRLTKEAPLGAIRRSIMDSKVAEKAGLRVSSMEKYFAYLMLDSGALEHSGPLEAVHGAERLHLQKSQVSDANFLVWDDSLEAKAALKVLRIEGAINRFQSISSCLEENCANGGNLTENSVNFGQISEIDLSFIEDPAFCANGELDMNSFGNPLQDDNIRPLMHLWNTAKKSNDLYIYKSDGSSNCEWSYRQRLSGLIRSLYLPFRFDTDFRSNLEDGNVALAFMATGNSMMPTRRFDSANQKWITLTNADKSRMTTDYNLQLGIIMATLAFGASEEVQNVSIRLDSIGLEEMVAAQDDAMSKILNQTINALNNMNREAARSKGDPKDGDIHGDVNNGLANVQDLQNFTNHPILHEDEVTVSDSSNKATAGKSINSSDSYSDTEISNSNTNDIESDSIEPDPMDAFSKYPTVKSLLTVTFNRGSFIKHIRANGLNNPLDAYKKFNANMKIDGEGALNPIEPSFDLRDSCFSPHGAQEEPEFSDVIFDIKSQKALGTTNSKGLSIQREDLLQQAVADFHHISSEVMISNAEKARMAMDIVESIDDPELNEKANLITSALIDEKEIPEISFKVSKDIYNMRLHAHEQFMSGDLENAIEEYENAVKHFDSMFSFNDVVPRYFNSYAERVVYNRIFATQNERMILIPDGLFYAHMELADLLTQLNRHEDALKHLNTMVSYAPTYVISHLKLASQLTEKEDWTSVEAVCLNALPVCFDREDAAFIYYRLAYAEWMQDNFPLAVAAYKMADNLSSGKIESIEIELDELLSRMQSQCIPAPNDMSQVEEVLKINNVPKWPDVEAYEIIDEAAKITVNEGMFVIARTLSVARARMLFSNNSSDNVVQMQFLRSLNS encoded by the coding sequence ATGCAAGACGAAGTGCAATCTAGCAAGAAAATAGATTCTGCCGAAAGTAATGAGGAAAATCGCTCAGATATTGCAGATGATAGTATGCAGATTGTGCAGGAAACCATTAAAACATTGTGGGAAAATAGAGAATCTATTCCAGTTAGGCTATTTTCTAAAAAACATATTTTTAAAGATTTTCCAATGATGCCAAAAAACGTAAAGTTAGGTTGGATTAAACTTTCTGGGAAAAAACACGGTATAGCTATTGGACTATTCAATGATGATTGCAAGCGTTTTCGTCAGCTTGCTGTTGCAGATTTTGAAGGTCGTGTTTATACAGGACATGACATTTCTATTGAGGATACGATAGAAAGAATACCAGAGTTATCTTTTGTAGAACAAAATTCTATGACTCTTAAAGATTCGTTACGTTTCTACGGTGTTGATGATAAGAAGATTACTCACGCAAGTCATGCGCGTAAAAAAGTAAATTCAATCAATAAAAATAATCGTGAATCTGATTTAGTTGTGATAAGAGGAGATGTAGTTGTTCAACTATCACAAGATGAAGGCATGCAATGGGTATCATCTTGGATTCGTAAAGTTAATGACAAAAAAGAAGCATATACTCTTGAAGAAACTAGAGTTTTGCTTCCTGACAGACTCCGTTGCAATCTTTCATACTGCGATGCTATTTCAACATCTTTCTTTGCATCGTTCTTTATTCCAGATATAACGAGAGCGTTTAGCGGTTTTGGATCTGGGAATATTTTTAGGCGTCTTACAAAGGAAGCCCCTCTTGGAGCTATTAGAAGAAGCATTATGGATTCAAAAGTGGCGGAAAAAGCAGGTTTGCGTGTTTCGTCAATGGAAAAATATTTTGCTTACCTTATGTTAGATTCTGGCGCTTTAGAACATAGTGGTCCTCTTGAAGCTGTTCATGGGGCAGAACGCTTGCATCTGCAAAAGTCGCAAGTTTCAGACGCTAATTTCCTAGTATGGGATGATTCTTTAGAAGCAAAAGCAGCGTTGAAAGTATTGCGAATAGAAGGTGCCATTAACCGTTTCCAATCCATTAGTAGTTGTTTAGAAGAAAATTGTGCTAATGGTGGTAATTTAACGGAAAATTCTGTAAACTTTGGTCAAATATCTGAAATAGATTTATCGTTTATAGAAGATCCAGCGTTTTGCGCTAACGGCGAATTGGATATGAATAGTTTTGGTAATCCTTTACAAGACGACAATATTCGCCCATTAATGCACTTGTGGAATACGGCAAAAAAATCTAACGACCTGTATATTTACAAGTCAGATGGATCTTCTAATTGTGAATGGTCTTATAGGCAAAGATTATCTGGATTAATTAGAAGCCTTTATTTACCATTTAGATTTGATACTGATTTTCGCTCTAATCTAGAAGACGGTAATGTTGCATTAGCATTTATGGCAACTGGCAATTCGATGATGCCAACTAGAAGATTTGATTCTGCTAACCAAAAATGGATCACTTTAACTAATGCAGATAAGTCTCGTATGACAACTGATTACAATCTTCAACTTGGAATAATAATGGCAACCCTTGCATTTGGAGCAAGTGAAGAAGTACAGAATGTATCTATAAGATTAGATTCAATAGGCTTAGAAGAAATGGTTGCTGCTCAAGATGATGCTATGAGTAAAATCCTAAATCAAACAATTAATGCTTTGAATAATATGAATCGTGAAGCAGCTCGTTCTAAAGGCGATCCTAAAGATGGAGATATTCATGGAGATGTTAATAACGGACTAGCGAATGTTCAAGATTTACAAAACTTTACTAATCATCCTATTCTTCACGAAGATGAAGTGACTGTGTCTGATAGTAGCAATAAAGCCACTGCTGGCAAATCGATAAACTCTAGTGATAGCTACAGTGATACTGAGATTAGTAATAGCAATACGAACGATATTGAATCGGACTCTATTGAACCTGATCCTATGGATGCTTTTAGCAAATATCCAACTGTAAAGTCTTTATTGACAGTCACATTCAATCGCGGATCTTTTATAAAACATATTCGTGCAAATGGGTTGAATAATCCTCTTGACGCATACAAAAAATTTAACGCAAATATGAAAATAGATGGAGAAGGCGCATTAAACCCGATTGAACCAAGCTTTGATCTGAGAGATAGTTGTTTTTCTCCTCATGGAGCACAGGAAGAACCTGAGTTTTCAGATGTAATTTTTGACATTAAATCTCAAAAAGCATTAGGTACTACCAACTCTAAAGGTCTTTCAATTCAAAGAGAAGATTTATTACAACAGGCTGTTGCAGATTTTCATCACATATCGTCAGAAGTAATGATATCTAATGCAGAAAAAGCTCGTATGGCAATGGATATTGTGGAAAGTATTGACGATCCAGAATTAAATGAGAAAGCCAATCTTATAACAAGCGCTTTAATAGACGAAAAAGAAATACCAGAAATATCTTTTAAAGTTTCAAAAGATATTTATAATATGAGACTTCATGCTCATGAACAATTTATGAGTGGAGACTTGGAAAATGCCATCGAAGAATACGAAAATGCAGTAAAACATTTCGATTCCATGTTTTCTTTCAACGATGTTGTACCAAGATACTTTAATTCCTATGCAGAGCGAGTTGTCTACAATCGAATATTTGCGACCCAAAATGAACGTATGATACTTATACCAGATGGTCTTTTTTACGCACATATGGAGTTAGCAGATTTACTAACTCAACTCAACAGGCATGAGGATGCACTAAAACACTTAAACACAATGGTTTCATACGCTCCAACATATGTTATTTCTCATCTCAAGTTAGCTTCACAGCTTACGGAGAAAGAAGATTGGACTTCTGTAGAAGCAGTGTGTCTAAACGCATTACCAGTATGCTTTGATAGAGAAGACGCCGCTTTTATATACTACAGACTTGCTTACGCAGAATGGATGCAAGATAATTTTCCTCTTGCTGTAGCAGCATATAAAATGGCAGACAATTTATCTTCTGGAAAAATTGAGTCTATTGAAATAGAGCTTGATGAATTACTGAGCCGCATGCAGTCACAGTGCATTCCAGCTCCTAATGATATGTCTCAAGTAGAAGAAGTTTTAAAAATAAACAATGTTCCAAAATGGCCAGATGTTGAAGCTTATGAGATTATCGATGAAGCTGCAAAAATAACAGTAAACGAGGGAATGTTTGTTATTGCACGAACGCTTTCTGTTGCAAGAGCAAGAATGCTGTTCAGCAACAATTCATCAGATAACGTTGTTCAAATGCAGTTTTTGCGCTCGCTTAACTCATAA
- a CDS encoding LysR substrate-binding domain-containing protein, with amino-acid sequence MNIKSLEYLIAFAKEESFTKAAERVHVSQPTLSTQIKKLEDLLGVCLIERTPGKQILTPAGREVVYYAKRIHADVSSIYQAARRLEDPWSSTIVLGVFPTLCPYLLPRIMPVLRKVKPNFNIRFVEEKSASLVEMLHSGQIDGAILSERLNESSLKVKHIFDEDFLLAASTNSQFGHEKTPIDVSQLSSQKVLLLEDGHCMRRSMIDVCQKVGAKQSEFCATSLETLRYMVVGSKDVTLLPRLSILPPIVQPSGLTIREFKDPKPYRSLYLNWRAASPVDQIMDGLSKIISGACANLHK; translated from the coding sequence GTGAACATTAAATCGCTTGAATACTTAATTGCTTTTGCAAAAGAGGAAAGTTTTACAAAAGCAGCTGAACGTGTGCACGTTTCTCAACCAACGTTGTCTACGCAAATTAAAAAATTAGAAGATTTGCTTGGAGTTTGTCTTATTGAAAGAACTCCTGGAAAGCAAATTCTAACTCCAGCAGGCAGAGAAGTTGTGTATTATGCAAAGCGTATTCATGCCGACGTTTCAAGTATTTATCAAGCAGCAAGGCGATTAGAAGACCCATGGTCGTCTACTATAGTTTTAGGCGTTTTTCCAACATTATGCCCTTATCTTTTGCCAAGAATAATGCCAGTTTTGCGTAAAGTTAAGCCGAATTTTAATATTCGGTTTGTAGAAGAAAAGTCTGCTAGCCTTGTAGAAATGTTGCATAGCGGTCAGATTGATGGCGCAATATTAAGCGAGCGATTAAATGAATCTTCTTTAAAAGTAAAACATATTTTTGACGAGGACTTTTTATTGGCTGCTTCTACAAATTCGCAGTTTGGTCATGAAAAAACTCCAATTGATGTTTCGCAATTGTCTAGCCAAAAAGTGCTACTTTTAGAAGATGGTCATTGCATGCGTAGAAGCATGATAGATGTATGTCAAAAAGTTGGTGCAAAGCAGTCTGAATTTTGTGCTACGTCTTTAGAAACATTAAGATACATGGTTGTTGGAAGTAAAGATGTGACTTTGCTTCCGCGTCTTTCTATTCTTCCTCCAATTGTTCAGCCGTCAGGATTGACAATTCGCGAGTTTAAAGATCCAAAACCATATCGTTCACTGTATTTAAACTGGAGAGCAGCTTCTCCTGTAGACCAAATTATGGACGGTTTATCTAAGATTATTTCTGGTGCATGCGCAAATTTGCATAAGTGA
- the ahpF gene encoding alkyl hydroperoxide reductase subunit F, whose translation MSLLDSNLTTQLAGLLTKMVNPINLVAYVENDENSQKVIELLNEVADQSSKITVIKGDKNSANRKPSFAVLNPQTNVSVSFAGLPLGHEFSSLVLAILQVSGYAPKISDDQRKAILSIGSHEVTTYMSVSCINCPEVVQSLNTISIINPKVKHIAVEGSAFKDEVDALGVMSVPAVFENGKMISSGRSSIDELVAILLSQEKNSDSRNSSDSTVSGDSSLAQKMNAKNPYDVILVGGGPAASAAAIYTARKGLKTAMIMDHRGGQVVETESIENHISQTHTTGAKLASDLTNHIAQYDIDVFTPDWATSLDIAEEPYGLHTINTKSGGSLKAKAVIIATGATWRTLGVPGEDEYRNKGVSFCPHCDGPLFKNKNVVVVGGGNSGVEAAIDLAGVANHVTLIEYMNTLKADQILVDSLNNLSNTTVITSAALSAIEGDGTKVIAVHYTDRNANGENSEKILHTDGVFVQIGLMPNTKWISNKLSLNNRSEIVTDRKGCTSVRGIFAAGDCTDEPYKQIVTAYGSGANAALSAFDYLIRNVQKLD comes from the coding sequence ATGTCTTTATTGGATTCAAACTTAACTACTCAACTTGCTGGATTACTAACAAAAATGGTTAATCCTATTAATCTTGTTGCGTATGTTGAAAATGACGAAAATTCTCAAAAAGTTATTGAGCTTTTAAATGAAGTAGCAGATCAAAGCAGCAAAATCACTGTTATAAAAGGTGATAAAAATAGCGCAAATCGCAAACCAAGTTTTGCAGTACTTAATCCACAAACTAATGTGTCTGTAAGTTTTGCTGGTTTACCTCTTGGACACGAGTTTAGCTCTTTAGTTTTGGCTATTTTGCAAGTAAGCGGTTATGCTCCCAAAATAAGCGATGATCAGCGCAAAGCAATTTTGAGCATTGGAAGTCATGAAGTTACTACATACATGTCTGTTTCTTGCATTAATTGCCCAGAGGTTGTTCAATCACTTAATACAATTTCGATTATTAATCCTAAAGTAAAACATATTGCTGTAGAAGGAAGCGCTTTTAAAGACGAGGTGGATGCTCTTGGAGTTATGAGCGTTCCTGCTGTTTTTGAAAACGGAAAGATGATTTCTTCTGGAAGGTCTTCTATAGACGAATTAGTTGCGATTCTTTTAAGCCAAGAGAAAAATAGCGATTCAAGAAATTCAAGTGATTCTACGGTTTCTGGCGATTCTTCATTAGCGCAAAAAATGAACGCCAAAAATCCGTACGACGTTATTCTCGTAGGCGGAGGTCCTGCTGCGAGTGCTGCAGCGATTTACACAGCTCGCAAAGGTCTTAAAACAGCAATGATTATGGATCACAGAGGTGGTCAAGTTGTTGAAACTGAAAGCATAGAAAATCATATTTCACAAACGCACACAACAGGTGCAAAGCTTGCTAGCGATTTAACAAACCACATTGCTCAATACGACATTGACGTATTTACTCCCGATTGGGCTACATCTTTAGATATTGCAGAAGAACCTTACGGATTGCACACGATTAACACCAAATCTGGCGGAAGTTTAAAAGCTAAAGCAGTGATTATTGCAACTGGAGCTACGTGGAGAACTCTTGGTGTTCCTGGGGAAGACGAATATAGAAACAAGGGAGTGTCGTTCTGCCCGCATTGCGATGGTCCATTGTTTAAAAATAAGAATGTTGTAGTTGTTGGCGGAGGAAATTCTGGAGTCGAAGCTGCAATAGATTTAGCAGGTGTTGCAAATCACGTTACTCTAATCGAGTATATGAACACACTTAAAGCAGATCAAATATTAGTTGATTCTTTAAATAATCTTTCTAATACGACTGTAATAACAAGTGCTGCTCTTAGTGCTATAGAAGGAGATGGTACAAAGGTTATTGCAGTGCATTATACGGATCGCAATGCTAATGGTGAAAACAGTGAGAAAATTTTACACACAGACGGCGTGTTTGTTCAAATTGGTTTAATGCCAAATACTAAGTGGATTTCAAACAAACTAAGCTTGAATAATCGTTCGGAAATAGTAACAGATAGAAAAGGATGCACGAGTGTTCGTGGCATTTTTGCTGCTGGCGATTGCACAGATGAGCCTTATAAGCAAATTGTTACAGCATATGGATCTGGCGCAAATGCTGCTCTTAGTGCATTCGACTATTTAATTAGAAATGTGCAAAAATTAGATTAA
- the ahpC gene encoding alkyl hydroperoxide reductase subunit C, with amino-acid sequence MSLIGTHILPFKVNGYKNGEFVEVSDNDILGKWAIFFFYPADFSFVCPTELEDLANHYEDLQKLGVEVYSVSTDTHFVHKAWHDDSKAISKVKYTMLGDPNGALSRNFNALNEESGLAHRATFLVDPQGNIQFYEMTADGIGRNADEMLRKVKAAQFIAAHPGEVCPAKWEQGEETLAPSIDLVGKI; translated from the coding sequence ATGAGTCTTATTGGTACGCATATTCTTCCGTTTAAAGTAAATGGATATAAGAATGGCGAATTTGTAGAAGTAAGCGATAATGACATTCTTGGAAAGTGGGCTATATTCTTCTTCTATCCAGCAGACTTTTCGTTTGTATGCCCAACAGAGCTTGAAGATCTTGCAAATCACTATGAAGATCTTCAGAAATTAGGCGTAGAAGTTTATTCTGTTTCAACAGACACTCATTTTGTTCACAAAGCTTGGCACGATGATTCTAAAGCTATTTCAAAAGTAAAATACACAATGCTTGGTGATCCAAACGGTGCGCTCTCTAGAAACTTTAATGCTTTGAATGAGGAATCTGGCTTAGCTCACCGTGCAACATTCTTGGTTGATCCTCAAGGAAATATTCAATTCTACGAGATGACAGCAGATGGAATCGGCAGAAATGCAGATGAGATGCTTCGCAAAGTTAAAGCTGCTCAATTCATTGCAGCACATCCAGGAGAAGTATGCCCAGCAAAGTGGGAGCAGGGAGAAGAAACACTTGCTCCATCTATTGACTTAGTTGGGAAGATCTGA
- the adhP gene encoding alcohol dehydrogenase AdhP produces MKAIVATKDKKAQVVEKELRPLEFGEALLDMECCGVCHTDLHVKNQDFGDKTGVVLGHEGIGIVKEVGPGVTTLKPGDRASVAWFFKGCGHCEYCTTGRETLCRSVLNAGYTADGGMSQECIVAADYAVKVPEGLDPAPASSITCAGVTTYKAIKESGVHPGEWLILFGLGGLGNLALQYAKNVFGVHVIAVDVNDAQLEFAKEYGADLCVNPLKENVPEFAMKKVGGAHGAVVTAVSKAAFNSAVDSVRAGGTVAAVGLPPEDMELSIPRLVLDGIRLVGSLVGTRKDLEEAFQFGAEGKVVPQCHMRKMEDINDIFDEMLSGKIRGRMVIDLSH; encoded by the coding sequence ATGAAGGCTATTGTTGCAACCAAAGATAAGAAGGCTCAGGTTGTAGAGAAGGAACTCCGCCCATTGGAATTTGGTGAAGCCTTACTCGATATGGAATGCTGCGGCGTATGCCATACTGATCTTCACGTTAAGAACCAAGATTTTGGCGATAAAACAGGCGTCGTTCTTGGACACGAAGGTATTGGCATTGTTAAGGAAGTTGGTCCTGGCGTTACAACGTTGAAGCCAGGCGATCGCGCATCCGTAGCATGGTTCTTCAAGGGTTGCGGACATTGCGAATATTGCACCACCGGCCGAGAAACACTTTGCCGTAGCGTTTTGAACGCAGGATACACTGCCGATGGTGGCATGTCTCAAGAGTGCATCGTCGCAGCAGACTACGCAGTAAAGGTCCCAGAAGGATTGGATCCAGCTCCTGCAAGCTCCATCACTTGCGCCGGCGTTACAACCTACAAGGCTATTAAGGAATCTGGCGTACATCCAGGCGAATGGCTTATTCTATTCGGTCTTGGCGGTCTTGGCAATCTTGCGTTGCAATATGCAAAGAACGTATTTGGCGTACATGTAATCGCGGTAGATGTTAACGATGCTCAGCTTGAATTTGCTAAGGAATATGGCGCAGATTTGTGCGTGAACCCACTTAAGGAAAATGTTCCTGAATTTGCTATGAAGAAGGTAGGCGGCGCTCATGGCGCTGTTGTAACCGCTGTAAGCAAGGCTGCTTTTAACTCTGCAGTTGACTCTGTACGAGCAGGCGGCACCGTTGCAGCTGTTGGTCTTCCACCAGAAGACATGGAACTTAGCATTCCTCGCCTTGTTCTTGACGGAATCCGTTTGGTTGGTTCCCTGGTTGGAACTCGCAAGGATCTGGAAGAAGCATTCCAGTTCGGAGCTGAAGGAAAGGTTGTTCCACAGTGCCATATGCGCAAGATGGAAGACATTAACGACATCTTCGACGAGATGCTCAGCGGTAAGATTCGTGGTCGAATGGTAATCGACCTCTCCCACTGA